The DNA window ttttgtttatgtcttttaatattctttaagtatttatttaattgtatattttatattaagagtcacaaatattctttatgttatattaagagtcataaatatttattaatttaaatttcctCCACTATTTTCTAGACCTAACACCCATATTACTTTATACCGTGAATatagttatatttatttgataaatatttgctACAAACATATATGGTtgtttcaaaaataataaaaaataaataaattaatataatttcgtattaattaaaatgattaatataaatatataataataatatatagttGTATTAAGGATTGTGACtattatatagttatattaaattttttattattatataattataataaagattataatttatattaaaaaatttatttttttaatacaagaAGATATAgtaatcaaaaataatttttggaATAAATATAGAAGGAAGGAAGGAGACcactctattaaaaaaaaaaagtagtatgataataaataattatatttttgttataaaataacaaaaagcattaataaaatattttatgatagaaaatctataataataatagtaatataatagaaaaaatatttgttgcattttaaagataataacaatgaatatattattcTAACTattaacaaaatttgaatattaacgggaacacgaagttactgatgatttttttgaatattaacataaacattaagttactgataaattttttgaacattaatgagaacaaatttggaatattaacgagaacacgaagttatttatcaaaatattgaatattaacgggaaaacaagttattgatcaaactatattgaatattaacgggaacatgaagttattaatcaaaatattgaatattaacgagaacatgaagttagtaatcaaaatattgaatattaacgtgagtattaaattacagagcaaagtatataatattaacgtGAACATGgacgttattaatcaaactattgaatactaacaggaacaaatttggaatattaacgaaaacacgaagttagtgatcaaaataatgaatattagtgataacatgaagttaatgatcaaaatattgaattttaacgggaacatgaagttactgaacaaaatattaaatatcaacgagaaaacgaagttactgatcaaaaaattaaaaatcaacggggaacatgaagttattggttaaaatattgaatattaacaggaaataaagtttattaatcaaaatattgaatattactgggaacacggagttactgatcaaaatattgaatattaacgggagcacggagttattgattaaaatattaaatattaacgggagcacaaagttaatCATCAAAATTGtgaatattatcgaaaacattCAGTTAAtgatccaaattttaaaaattaacgggaacaaattttgaatattaacgggaacacgaagttactgatcaaaataataaatgttgacgggaacacggagttattgacaaaatattgaatattaacagaaacacgaagttactgataaatttttgaatattaacagaaacattaagttactgataaattttttgaatatgaacggaaacgaatttggaatattaaggggaacacgaacttattatcaaaataatgaatattaacaggagcaagaagttactggtcaaaatattgaaaattaacgggaagaaatttgaaatattaacgggaatacgaagttacttatcaaaataacgaatattaacgggaaaatgaaGTAACTGatcaaagtatttttctattaattatgtattttgaatgaatcattattataaatggagtttgtagtggtttaTCATTAGTCTACAAGAGAGAGCTGATCGTTTGAGATTTGGCTGATAGTTTtagttataattgagccaaaataactaattttctccttagctagcaaaaaataatcgattctccttagctgatagtttgaTATTGGGCTAATAGTttgtagtttaatcaattatattaaatagttatcactaattgaattctagaatttgattaaatatttcttcgttataatttgtgaatttgcgattttaaaacttttccttcattataatttgtcaaataaaatattattatttttataactttttcaattttacccaaaacttaatcttttactaatatcttttatttttctcaatcacaatgcgcgaaaacgacgggtacccgtgcgaacgcacgggtaagacactagttctAATTATTATAGAAACCACTTGTTGTTAAACTAANNNNNNNNNNNNNNNNNNNNNNNNNNNNNNNNNNNNNNNNNNNNNNNNNNNNNNNNNNNNNNNNNNNNNNNNNNNNNNNNNNNNNNNNNNNNNNNNNNNNatttgtgagggagcatggtgtgcatgcgtgatctggagcgttggatgagtcataaatgagatcagatggtccagatggtgagggaacatcacttatgacacgcctgcaaaacactgaaacccagggttatattcaaaaaaaacgcgcgcgtcagaaccaataggtgggtgacacgtcttcgtcttcaaccttcagacaagacttttaatagcgctttcttaccaaaagcgctgtaattggttacttactaaacctgcaaaatagcgaatagggtcaaacgtacacataaacttggcgcgacctatcagttcaattcgtttggtccatgcgaattcaatggtactaattagaacctctaattttgcctaatttggaaagccctaattttgaagctatgaaccctaaaatggtgatttcgtttgtacgtgtccaaacttcaattaagtttccagaaatgatctacacctcaaaccaaactcaatagtatgtctacatcttgttaaacgtgTGTGAATAatcagatacgaattgattttagtttgaacaaattttgacctgtgtagctcgattcagtgagcttcaaggcttgtaattgattgagatagtttcagtgatgttcaaggaaggtgtttgagtgtttagtttgaatggaaagtgacttaaatttggaattcgaatttcaaaattctttgaatattttaagagattacaagtgtgttacaagcaagagttttgctCTCTATCTCTGTCTCTAttgttactgaagtgctatagcctatttataagcattagagtgcttagaaactaagccaaaagcattgatgagtttttttggaatcttgactttttcaacattggtagctttgtctttaagccaccatggcttgattttcttcttctcctctgctgtactttgctttgggacagagttgaatgagtcttgcttggaatacaagctattctttatccatttcattttctttttaattttaatcttaaagtaagataaaattatgccaaaaatagataaaaaatgatgtgggcttagtcttggtcgtgggaggcccatatcatcatggaaatgatgtttgaatgctgaaaacttggccccatttggaaaaaatgcaattttgaacaatgttggtttcatgcattttcccaaaatttagccaacttcaacaaggtgtaaatccttcaatttttgtcatatgaaggagatcttgcactttttagaaacctcaaagagtcctctaaccaatgtctttggtctcatgtcaaaatgatttttgaagctccttgtgtgtccttttgaaaaaagtgtctttttgttgactttgaaaatgacctgtaatgtctttgatcatatttttcaaatggtgaatccaacgaccatgggatcaatggcatttgaaagataattgaatttccttcaaaacaagctttggtttgaattttttggatgaaggatgagagagttatgatcagtcaaagttgagttgacttttcaggcaaaaaaccctaattttgaatcttagggttttgttgatttttgatctttccttgatgaattatgatcatccaatgatcaaatgatgaatcctttgacaaaatatggactttgacaaaaaatttcatttttgactgtctgttgacttttttggtcaaacgggtcgtctgttgactgtttgagctgctgacggtgcgtctgagtgaattgaagtttgaaaatttgtatgatggtactttgagatatatggatgtgtatgaaatccatttgagctctcaaaaacttgttgcccctgtaaaaacaagaaaaaccctgattagggactgtttgtgtaggagacagttaagcgtacctgatttttgtgcagtgctgagtttctgctaatcgcgtgatattcagaagacttctaacacaaaaatcttggaaatttgaattgtgaaagattgatttgattgatggtacaaaacactgagaattgtactgccagcagtttggctgtcaactgactgttcaggtattgaagcagcagttagagtgaaaaatcaacagtcaaagttaattttcttttttgttgtttttgttttatgttttatgtgaaaaatgaaagtttatttacatgacttgttagaaaaacacagacataataaataactaatatttacggtatgcgggcaaaattaccgataataaccctgaaaatcatttaatgcacagaaataggaatatttgactggcagaaaacacacaaaatattatcttagtaattaagcaatattatgacaaatagtacaacatttaatactgacagtacaaatatcacatactatattgaacagtacgacgaataaacggtacatttaagaaataagaaatacggcaaattttaagaatgacgattaatgacccatgctatgaataataacatgtagatgattgggagcataaccattgcaggtccacactcttcaggactgtgcaggcagaagaaagtcatgatcaccgtagcaatggtgatgactgtaagaaacagtgtctctatccactttgccattcttgttagggaagaagagaaaatagatatgaggtaggaatttgaaagatgagttggaatttgatgtgagattttatggaagaaaatgagaggtatttatagaatggaaagaaggaaagagacgttggggaatgatgtgattccgtacaaaaggaaaatttgagtggaagtaagatttgaaagaaagtatatgatagtgttggaaaaaggagagatttgatttttgaaaaagagatttgaaaagatttttgcaaataatggaatatagtacaataattagtgggaaacaaaagataataataatctacttgttaccagtacagtctgagtttcctgattctgcgcctgcaaaaagatttaactttgtaccaattgtgtcagtaccatttatctgtaaataaataaatagcatgtgtgaagtaatacacagtatttggtgtttgcgtaagaataaattcaactgcaagccaaattactgtataagaaagattctaaaaactaagtatttcatatgtcaggatatttgttgaaataaaaatccatgattatatgagacccttaattttcagattggagttttcttgaaaaatatgtgggcaaattttggggtataacagtagcATACCATTATAGGAAACTGTCTTCTGGTCATTCGGAAGGGCCATGGTGATTGAGTCGGAGTTATATCCATTCGTGCAATGTATACAATACCACCAATGTTCTTTCCAGAAATAATTTTTGCTTCTATAACATGATCGGCTAGTTTGGTAACAATGAGACGTGTTCCATTGCAAAGCCCTTCTGCTTGGTCAATATTCCTGAGCAGCATTATTGGTGTACCGATCTTCAATTTGATTTTATGATTGGGGACACCGGAAGTTTGCAAGGCATTCAAAAATTCTGGAGTTAAAACATCAAAAGATTCATTGCCGTCACCGTCTGTTGTATCAACTGAATCCGAGCTTAAATACTCTTTCTCTTGACCTGCAGGTTGACAATGTTATTTGTTTTCGTAAATAACATTGggcatgaaaaaataaaatacacaacgaaatattataaaaaaatgttgattacCGGGAACAAATTCTAAAATATACTGATTGATTTGATCAACAGTCTCTATGGTTCCAGCTAATATTGCCCTTGACTGTAGAAAATCCACATTATTGTAGTTAACGGCAAAATTTGGATAGGTGTTTTCAAATATTGCCTTGAGGggatcatcaaaatcagagatcAACAGATCTTTAGGAACGTCGATCTCTGCGTAACCATCATTTGGTTCTGATATCTTCCCATCTCCAACAGTTAAAATCCAATCTGAGAAATGTCTTAACTCTGCAGAACTGGTGGATTTTGCCGACTGCTGTAGTCGCATATTCTTTGTGAGTTTCAAAACCTTGCAGTGATCCCATATGTATGATGAATTTATTGTAGCATGAACTATATCCGAGCGGCTGCCTCTTGGAATAACTGGAAGAATTTGCCTGAAATCACCGCCAAAGACTATTACCTTACCtccaaatattttatttgatgctTTGGATCCACCCATGATATCCTTCATAGTTTTATCCAATGCCTCAAAACAAAACTTGTGACACATTGGAGCCTCGTCCCAGATTATCAACTTTGATAGTTTTAGTAGATCACCTCTATCGCTCCCTTTGTTTATGTCGCATGTGGAAGATTCAAGCGTGggaattggaattttgaatttagAATGCGCCGTCCGGCCACCTGGAAGTAATAGGGAGGCAATTCCAGAAGAAGCAACTGTCAGACATATTTGTTTCTTTGATCTTATATAAGAAGCTAGTGTTCTCCACATATAGGTTTTGCCTGTACCGCCGTAACCATAAAGAAAGAACACGCCTCCATTCTGGTTATTCACGGCCATCATGATTTGCTTAAATACATCCCTTTGTTCATCTGTTGGTAATTAGAAGATTATTCTTAAACAATCATAATATACTATGCTATGCTATTGTTAATTTGGTTTTACATTTATAACAAATTTCAAATAGACAGTGAAGAAACCTGTGAGATTCTGATACAGCATGTTAAATTCTTGAAGTTGTTCATCTGGATTGTAGTTCCGCTCTTCGTAAATAAGCTTGTTGCCAAATTCTTCGGGGACATATCCTTGTGGTTTTGGCATCCCAGGAAAGTCGCTCAGGCTCTTACGGTTACGTTGTAGTAGCTTTTCTATCTCAATCAATGTCAGATTGTATATTTCTTGTTCTGATAACCTCAAACCTATTTAACAGAAGTTTGCAatagaattatttaaaaaatgaagttaatGAAGTTGACAtctaattcttttattcattAACATGTTACCTCTGTTGTTGGCAATAGTCTGTTGAGAGTAAAGAATTCCATCAGATAGAAGATGCCTTGTTTTGCTCCATACATGCCTTGGTCTGTTAATGCTACTTGACAGCAACATGTGGACAAAAAGCAATCTTAAATAGTGGCCAGAACCCCACTGAAATGCCTCTGAAATAGCAGCTATAAATTCACGATCATCCCCAATAAAGCCCATTGCAAAACATGCATCACGGAAAGTATCGTATTTGACGTTGTTAACTATTTTCAGTTCTGAATAATTTCGAGGGCCCTTCACATGTGTAAGCATCATTCTGAGAAAGTACAATTCTCCTGTAGTTGGAGGAACCCAAATTAACCTGCCAATTGTGTAACCCTTCTGCCTGGGCTTCCACTCTCTTTTCTTTTTGACATATACaaactttgaaacaaaattgCTATAAGTTAACTGTTGAGCTTCGGTGTATTTCTGATTAGCTTCAAACCATGCCGTAAACATCGATTCAGTTACACTTGGTTTCTCAAGGACATTGGAAACATTGCTGATGTCAGTATAGTAGACTGAATGTTGACCTTCGCAATGGAAGTGTAATCTTTCGACAGCTGGTTTCCTTCCATGAATGGGGAAACCATAAATCCTCCAGGATGCTTCGCTTGGAGAAACATACCTGCAGTCAATATACTGCTTGATTTCATCAATATCTTGACGCTCAATAGGACAtccattttcattcataacaattGCAGCTGTTATTCGATCATAGCCTTTGTTGAtgtatttaaacaaatattttatggaTGTGCTTTGATTGCACCATTCCATATTAATATGAGTTCTGAACTTCATCAACAATTTTGCATTGTAAGGAACAACAAATCTATTGTCAACCTCTATACCATTCCTAATGACAGTGTGATCGTTGTCCCTTCTTCTGTAAACCGGATAACCATCTTGATCGACAACTGTCTCAGCCCGAAAGTCTTTAGGAAAGTATTTGGAACATTTACCATCCTTCATACATTGCAAAGACCGGTTTGCGTTTCCGCAAGGTCCGTGTATCATGTGACTTTTTACCAAATTATATAAGTCTTCGTCGGTGTCCTTGTTCGGAATTTCGGCAGATATAATACGGTCAATATCAACAGGTGTTAGATATTTGCTGGATGGATGTAGAAATATCAAAATATGAGCGTGGGGAAGGCCTCTCTTCTGAAACTCAATTGTGTACATATCTACAACAGAAAAAAAAAGTATGAATAATGATGGTTAAGAATCAAATTAATGTATGATCAGTTTTGAAATGAATCAATACTTACACGCAAGAACTTTCCCCATACAACCTTTTTTAGTCAAATCTGACAGTAACTCATCGAATTTCATCTTAAATATTCTCGTTATGAGGTCCGGCCGATCTGCTGGTGTCAAATTATTAGAAGCAAGTACACGTTTCAATTCCGGCCAGTTTGGATTACACGTAAACGTTATGAATAGATCGGGAAATCCAACATAACTACATATTCCCATTCCATCAAagtaaagttgatccatgtatctGCGACTACCAACATAGGACGATGGAAGGACAACTCTTTTCCCTGTGTTTGCACCATCGGTATGTCCATTGGTTCTGATATCTGCTAGATAGTTATACTTTCCAACTCTAAGTTTAGATTGATTTTTTCTTAACCATCGAAGTCTCTCAGATTCCATCATTGTATAACCATCAACCAAGAACTGTTGAAATAACCTTCTTGATCTGAGAACTGTTTGGGCCTCATTCTTTCTGGCTTGAATACGAAATGCAAACCACTCTCTAATTGTGAGCCTATTTCTTTTAGTTTCTTGCTCCCACGGAACATCCTCATTGTCGGCTACTCCAGTTATTGATTCTGAGTTACGTCTATTGTTGGAATCTTGATTACGGTGTCTAATGTTCGGCCTGTAACCATCTTCGCCACAAGGGAAAAGCAATGGATATTGAAATCCCAAATATGATGTATGATATTCATCTATTCTTTGAAGTTGTCCACTCTGTTTGTGCATTATTATGTCCCTTTTCTCAGCAGTGTCAACATCACCAACAATTAGAGCAGCAACTTCAGAAACAGTTGGTTGATTATAAATTCTCCCATCGGTGCGTCGCTCGGAAATAAGACGGAGCTTTAGGTCAGAAACATTGCCTTCGGAAAGTATATCCCTTGCCATCTTAAAACTCTGGGCATGAACATTGTGTTGATATAACATAGAAGAGAGTTTTTTCACTATGTCAAGATCTATTCCTTCTTTTGTCCTGCAAAGAATGAAAACTCAAAAATGGTATATGGTCCATATCGCATAAAAAAGAGCATATTATTATACACGAAGTAATAAATAAACATACTTGAATCCGTTTACTCTATGTTGTATTTCATGTTCAGTATCATATATATAGAGTTGTGCAAATCGGGGATTTTGTCCTGGCAATGGTAACATGCTACCTATACGATGACATGATTGTCCTTGAATTCGGTAATTCGGAGGACCTCTACCATTATTAAAACGGTTGTCCATTTTAGCACCCGGAGACGTAAATGCAAACATCATGTTGAAAAGACGTATTTGTTGTTGAAATAGTTTTGATTCAGGGTTTGTTTGGTCAAACAGCAGTTTCTGTAACACCGGTGGAGGTTCTCTCAATAAAGGAATTTGAACTTTACCATCACCGCAACACATTGTGAACTTAGGACTTAATGTTTGCCGACACTTGGTCTTCCTTTCTAAATACCACATGTTTGCACCACATTTTGGACATTCAAACACTGGATCACCTATGTCGTAAAAATCTCCTAAATGAATGCACAGCTAAGTTAACAAATGAGAGGATGTTTAACAATATAAATTTACTGACAATTATTACATTATTGTTACAAAACCTGATGGTAGTGCATTGACCATTACAGCTTGATTGTCCATATCTTCTTCATCTTCGTCCATAACCATGCTGTCATCTGAACTCCAACCTATGGAAATTGATACATGcaaattaattagaaatttgTTAAGTGTTTAAATTAATTGAGAATGTACATTACCATAAATAAACCATACTCTCTGACGAATCATCATGCATATTATCCTCTtcgttgtcatcttcaaaaagtTCATTGATTTCAGTAGTATGTAATGGAGAGTTTTTTGAAGATGTAGAACCACATTCACCAACAACGTTATCAAATCTATTATTTAAATTCGTCCCTCTCATATTGATGTTTCTCATTGTAACAACTCTTGGACGTTTTTTATTCAACGAATTTGCAAGATTACTGATCACTGAGGAAGCATGAGTTTTCTGCAAATTTGTTATAACCGAATTGCTGGAACTTGGAATATTCTGAGAGATGGTAGAAAATGGAATTCTTGCATGAGCATTATCATGACTACTAATTGGGGTAGTCTTGCCTACATTCTCCTTCTGCAGTCCATTCAATTTCTTTGCTCTCTTGGATTGAAGTTGACGTTTACGATGAAGTCTTGCTTCTGCTGATCTTTTTTTGCTTAACACACTGCTAAACCATTTATCTTCAAGAGCCTTTTGATTCAGATCATCCATATTTCTGGTTTTTTGGTTTGATTATACAGATTTTCGGACAAATATATGGTGGGAACATAAGGCCataatatatgtatgtttaagttatgtggaTATGTAATAATTACAGTAGGAGTTGATATTAGCAATGATGACTTTGTTTGGTCATTTACTTTAGTCTGCACGCTTAGCATAGTCATAAATTAATCTCTCTCATACACAATTTAGTTTTGAAATTGTAATGATTATCATTCTTGGCATTACACGTTAAGTGTCATTAAACATCCAAGGCATGATAGAAAGCAATGATAATTGTTTATGTGTGAAACAAACTTACATTGTGTAGTTTCCAAAGCATGTCATAACTGAAATGAGTGAGTAAGTGGCTTGAGTAAAAAAATGGAGTTCTAGAAAATATTTcatgaataaataaaaactattataagttcagtttcaaaaataATGGAATAGCAAAAGTTATATTGGTTGATGTGCAGAGctgtttttgaaaatattaataggATCATAATTTAGTAATTCAtacaatatttaaaattttaataaatatgcaagatcaaaacatggttcaaattaaacttgtaaaatttagttattatgattttgtaaataaaatatatagattCTCACCTGCAGCATATATTAGAAT is part of the Vicia villosa cultivar HV-30 ecotype Madison, WI linkage group LG2, Vvil1.0, whole genome shotgun sequence genome and encodes:
- the LOC131651542 gene encoding uncharacterized protein LOC131651542, whose amino-acid sequence is MKDIMGGSKASNKIFGGKVIVFGGDFRQILPVIPRGSRSDIVHATINSSYIWDHCKVLKLTKNMRLQQSAKSTSSAELRHFSDWILTVGDGKISEPNDGYAEIDVPKDLLISDFDDPLKAIFENTYPNFAVNYNNVDFLQSRAILAGTIETVDQINQYILEFVPGQEKEYLSSDSVDTTDGDGNESFDVLTPEFLNALQTSGVPNHKIKLKIGTPIMLLRNIDQAEGLCNGTRLIVTKLADHVIEAKIISGKNIGGIVYIARMDITPTQSPWPFRMTRRQFPIMLVTITWNND
- the LOC131651543 gene encoding uncharacterized protein LOC131651543, producing the protein MHDDSSESWSSDDSMVMDEDEEDMDNQAVMVNALPSGDFYDIGDPVFECPKCGANMWYLERKTKCRQTLSPKFTMCCGDGKVQIPLLREPPPVLQKLLFDQTNPESKLFQQQIRLFNMMFAFTSPGAKMDNRFNNGRGPPNYRIQGQSCHRIGSMLPLPGQNPRFAQLYIYDTEHEIQHRVNGFKTKEGIDLDIVKKLSSMLYQHNVHAQSFKMARDILSEGNVSDLKLRLISERRTDGRIYNQPTVSEVAALIVGDVDTAEKRDIIMHKQSGQLQRIDEYHTSYLGFQYPLLFPCGEDGYRPNIRHRNQDSNNRRNSESITGVADNEDVPWEQETKRNRLTIREWFAFRIQARKNEAQTVLRSRRLFQQFLVDGYTMMESERLRWLRKNQSKLRVGKYNYLADIRTNGHTDGANTGKRVVLPSSYVGSRRYMDQLYFDGMGICSYVGFPDLFITFTCNPNWPELKRVLASNNLTPADRPDLITRIFKMKFDELLSDLTKKGCMGKVLAYMYTIEFQKRGLPHAHILIFLHPSSKYLTPVDIDRIISAEIPNKDTDEDLYNLVKSHMIHGPCGNANRSLQCMKDGKCSKYFPKDFRAETVVDQDGYPVYRRRDNDHTVIRNGIEVDNRFVVPYNAKLLMKFRTHINMEWCNQSTSIKYLFKYINKGYDRITAAIVMNENGCPIERQDIDEIKQYIDCRYVSPSEASWRIYGFPIHGRKPAVERLHFHCEGQHSVYYTDISNVSNVLEKPSVTESMFTAWFEANQKYTEAQQLTYSNFVSKFVYVKKKREWKPRQKGYTIGRLIWVPPTTGELYFLRMMLTHVKGPRNYSELKIVNNVKYDTFRDACFAMGFIGDDREFIAAISEAFQWGSGHYLRLLFVHMLLSSSINRPRHVWSKTRHLLSDGILYSQQTIANNRGLRLSEQEIYNLTLIEIEKLLQRNRKSLSDFPGMPKPQGYVPEEFGNKLIYEERNYNPDEQLQEFNMLYQNLTGFFTVYLKFVINVKPN